From the Hordeum vulgare subsp. vulgare chromosome 1H, MorexV3_pseudomolecules_assembly, whole genome shotgun sequence genome, the window cttcacttagtcacattgcttgcaaggcttgtgtgtgatgttgtattaccgagtggcccccgagatacctctccgtcacacggagtgcaaatcccagtcttgatccatactaactcaacggacaccttcggagatacctgtagaacacctttatagccacccagttacgttgtgacgtttgatgcacacaaggtattcctccggtgccactgagttctatgatctcatggtcataggaacaaatacttgacacgcagaaaactatagcaataaaatgtcacgaatcaatatgatacgttcatagtttgggtctagtccatcacatgattctcctaatgatgtgatccagttatcaagcaacaacactttgcacatagtcagaaaaccttgactatcgttgatcaactggctagccaactagaggcttgctagggacattgttgtgtctatgtatccacacatgtatctatgtgtttcattcaatacaattatagcatggataataaatgattatctttaaataggaaatacaataataactatttatcattgcctctagggcatatttccaacagtgtggGGTGCTTCCCGACCAATCCATGGCTTGGCGACAGCCGTTGGTAGCCGGAAATGCCAGATACGGCACGCACGACAAACAGTCGCCGATCTACAACTTTTTGACCGACCGAGGCAGAAGGAAGGGGTAAAGGTCAATCCCGGGCATGTGGCGGCCCGCCGGCATGATCCCTGCGGCTGGTATGGCCGGAATCTTAGGAGTCAACCCAACGACGGTGGGTGGGGGAAAGCACGGGCTGAAATGTCACATCCGCCAACCGCTCCCGCTATATACAGGGCATCGACGGGGCGAGAGGAAGAACTTGCGTTTTCGCGGGTTGGGATGGGAATTTCGCTGtgccccgcaaaaatatttacGGGTCCGATGCATTTTCGGGGTTTGATGAGACAACTTTGTTCACGCGGACCCGTATTTTAACAATTATTTTATGGGTCGGGGCATTATACGGGATCTGCTAAATATGCTCTAAGTGTCAACCCCATTCACACCACCCTCTCATCACCGCTTTGTTCTTACTCATGATTGCCGACGATTCAACACCCCGCCATCAGTAGTGCTCACGGCCAGTGGCAGGGCATGTGTAGCAGGGCAGTTTTTGTGCTGAGGTGTGCTTCGAtaccccccaccaccaccacacacacacacaaaacgtAGAAAGGGAACATATATTCATCTCGTATTGCACACTACAAGTtgtcatacatacataatacgagATGGtatgtgatggggttatagtcctagggtagggtcataagcctaccttataggtcctacccaaggaccacccttcataagggacaaggccctttgtcagctccgactgaactaaggaattcccatcatccagtcggtaacagacattcgaccatccagtcgaaggcgagcattcggagcgtatcgatcggatcgactggattccactctgtacatcgtaaccccccaggagggaaacggtcgtacgtttcctcacgcttttattagcatttaggccgtacgttacctgtaacgtaggtatttattcgccattattccacccctgcgcaccgaccgttgtgaagggcagcgcactctatataagccacccttccccactggtgcaagggttggcaactcattgtattctatatttccactcgacaacaagctccctgagcactgagacgtagggctattacctccagcgcagaggggcctgaactcatacaacctcgccgtagctaaggctctgcccatccttttcgtaccctacacatctactgtcaggcttatacccacgagagttggcgcccaccgtggggcaggcatctaagcgacttccggcgagtttgcgactacttcctttcgtcatgtcgtccggtggaggttcgagcatgggtcaccagatctttttcggcgctctctccttcatcatcgacgattcggcgtggcttcgggatgctcctctcgacgttgaggcgcttccccgtcgtggggctacgcacttccgtgccggcgcccgcggcattcttcttctccaacagtcggctccgtgtcgacctgcaccgccgtcaagcgccgcagcaagcggtctcgccgtccgtggctccagcgttgggtgcaacacgcccaggcgcgccagaacgcgtcttcacaagtggcggttctagagtctgttgtggttgccccgctgtcccagcactcggactcggttccgactgagtttccttccaagtatgcgggtcgcgggcccgcagaagaggtacacatggccaactcccatgaagatcctcgtcaagctcGCCAGAGCGggcgcgaggtcggcgaaacgtccggtgcgcgccgtccacctcgccgttctgccagtcggcacactcggcggagcaacgtggagttgttccgcacacccctcctcaacttgggtgcggctgccaagatagccgattccctccagccgactgattcagaggctggtagagggatcgagcagatccgagccctgttgcacacggcgcagcagcagaattcggcggtctccgagtcgcacaacacgatacataatagttctgttcatgcgaatacgcatcggtcggttcacagccctggttcccatcagcggcacaggggaggcagctgttccatgaatcacgaagatcgccgccgttcacgcacccctccgcggggtgggccctatgggtcccgacatcatgacgatcggcattcagtcggcgacacttacgacccaaggcccgacgcaagagggcgtatcgcccaacgaagggtcgacaggggccgagcccaccgcgatggtcaccatatggaccgtccaagtggaagcaggaccatcgtgtctggtcccgagtgttttagtctagccatccgctcggctgacatcccgcccaacttccgattggcgacgggaatcagcaagtttacaggagagtccaagccggaaacatggctagatgcctaccgagtggcggtccagatcggaggaggggacgaccatgtcgccatgaagcacctccctctgatgctcgatggctcggcgcgagcgtggctgaatcagttggccccctcgagcatctacagttgggcagatctggcccgagtgttcatcaagaccttcaaagggacgtgcaagcgccctgcaggcctcgtggagctccagcattgcgtccagaagcagaatgagcccctgcgtgacttcattcagcgttggacaactctctaccacacggtggagaacgtcaccgagcatcaagcagtctgcgccttcaaggcaggcgtgcggtatagagatctgtacctaaagttcggccgaacaggtgacatctccatgagcaagatgatggagatagcagctcgctacgcaaatggcgaagaagaggaccgcatccgaagcggcaagcacaagacagtcggcgacggagatggaagcaacactcggaagcaaaagcaaaaagttccatccactccgcaggcagaagctgcagtcgtgaccaatgccaagttcaagggcaaagggaaggcgcagtttaccctcaagaagaagcagttcaataatcccatcctggaccagccatgcccggttcatacgaagatggacgaagagggcagccccatatatccaaagcataccactcgacagtgtcgcctcctgatccaggagttcggcgaagggcaaccgagtgcgcTCATAGTTGCAAGCCCTTGTAAAAAAACAAcacggttgcaacaaaacagaacGACAAATGTAGCAAAATTGTATAATGGTTGCAGCATTTCCCATCATGGTTGCAACTCGCTCATgtcaacggttgtagcaaaaacacAATACAGTTGCAACAACAAAAAATGACTGATGTAGCAAATTTGTATAATGATTGCAGCATTTTCCAGCATGGTTGCAACTCGTCCATgtcaacggttgtagcaaaaaaacaatAGGTTGCAACAAAAAAGAATGGCTGATGTATcaaatttgtataatggttgcaacattttttcatcatggttgCAACTCCGGCTACAAAACTCCGGCgaagtttggttgcaactcccaTAGACGTGGTTGTAACTTCTTTTatcaacggttgaagcttttttatgCCGTTTGAAGCTTTTTGTACACCGCTTGTAGCTTTTTTTAATACATGAATACACACAGATCAGTCCATGGCAGGAGGCAGCCATGTCATCTCCCCTGTGGCTCGGCCCGAGCACCGGCGATGGTGGTTTTGCAGTAGCGCCAGCGAAGGGTACGAGGGCGTGCGGCGGTGCCTGCGGGGGAGGGGCCACGGCGACATGCACAGAGGAGAAGCATGCGACGGCGGCGCCTGCGCGGGGGGAGGGGACGATGGCGACTTGCGCAGAAGGGAAGCACACGACGACGGCGCCTGCGCGGGGGGAGGGGACGCGCGCGATCCGTCCAGATCGGACGAACACGGTGCGTCCGACCGAAACGGTTCGGCCGGCGCGCTGTGTATAAacgttttctaaaaaaacattgaTTTTTCGATTGTGTAGCCCGCGACGCCGCTTTGatctggaaaaaaaaatcttccTTTCTCGATGCCCCTTCATTTGCAGAAACACGGAGTTCTCTGGTCAACTGATTGAACATCACACACTCCCGACACGGCACGCCTAACGTCTACGCGGAGGCACTCCGAGGCAAGTGCCAAAACATTACTACAAACCGAGGGCGGCGAACGGCCAACCAAATCGCCCTCCGGCACCCACTACACCAGCAGAAACCAGGCACACATGACATGGTGAAGTATGCACAGCACATGGACATTACATGCCGCCATACGCCAATCGACCGCTCACAGCTCCGTGTCCAACGGGGCGTCGAACACGGCGCTGCTCACCAGCATCCCCTTGACCTCCGGGCCGCCGGCGTGGTCCGCCAGCGCGGACCTCTTGGAGGCCCTGCCGTGGTGCGCCCGCCTGTCGACCAGCAGCGCCCTCCCGATCTTGGACGGGCTCGACAGCTGCGCCGGCGAGAAGCTCGGCGTGACGTACGGCGTGCCCGAGACGGGCACCGGGTACGCCGGCGACGGCGCCATGGCAGCAgcctttttgttcttgttgcaaGCGATCTTGCCGTCGTCGGCCACGCCGGCCGGGAGCTTCTGATCCGTCCGCTTGCTCAGCTCGTCCACGTAGAGCAGGTCGTCGATCCGCGCGATGATGTTGGAGGCCAGGCTCTCCAGAACCCGGGAGTAGCCCTCCAGGATCGATTTCCCCACATCCTGATCAAAGTAGTAACATATGTTGCTGTCAGTTCGTCAACTTTTAGCAACTGAACGAACGAGATTTATGTTGCAGCTATTGGCAAACCTTGTTGTACTGAATCTTGCTCATGTCCAAGCTCGTCTGCGTCAGCCCGGGGAACCTCTGCTTCAGGGATATGAGGAGGCCCTCGGCGCGGTCGGCGAGAAGGTCGCCTCTCTTCTCCGTGTCCATGATCATGTCCTTGACCATGCCCCACGACGATTTGGTGCCCACCGACTTGGCCGCGGCGCCCCGCCGGCGCCACACGTAGATGGCGGCCTCGACGCGGTTGGCGATCTCCACGGCCTGGTACTCCGACGACAGGTCCAGGCAGTCGAGGAGGCAGTCGGGGGAGAACTGCTCCGACGTGATGTAGCGGtatatgatgtcccccagcgtcGCACGCCCGTTCTGAGCCCCCCCCAAATGTTCGTCAGAAGACGCAAGTCAGAATCAAGAAAGTAGCGTGCGCGCACCTTTGGCAGCGAGTCGTGATACGAGTCGGGGACGTCCATTTCGGCGAGGGCGTTGCTGTTGATGGCCATGGCGGCCTTGAGGATCTGGTTGGCGGCGTCGCGCTTGTGCTCCAGCTGCCTCCTGGTGGCGTCGCGGAGGCCGCCGGGGGGCAGGCGGGGCACCGGCAACCACCACTTCTCGTCACGGCGGTGGGCCGGCCTCCTGAACGAGGCCGAGCCGTCGCAGTCCGGCGCGCATATCCCCTGGTCCACGTACCAAAACTCGGTGTCTCTGAAACTCTCCAGCGTTTCCTGCCAGCAGAGAGGGGTTCCGTCAGAACGATGCTTCCCAGTTCGTCGTCAGAAGAATCAACGATTTCTTTTCTGGTTGAACTCACAAGAAGCATGTGGTCTAGCTTCCGTAGCGCCGGCAGATTGATGTACAGATCGGATCGCGGCCTGCTCGTCATGATCTGAAATAGGGAATCTGCCGTAAGTGCCAAGCAGTTCACTAAAAGGGACTGTTTTTCAGGTAAAAGTACGAGCTGTAATATGTCTTCAAGGTATATAGTCCATATAAAGGAATAAGATATTCTACACTCAGTAACATTTCTGAACCCGTGTTCTATCTTAGGGTACCAACTTCGGTATTTATCGCCATGTTAAGTTCAGGGCAATCATTTATTGTGTTCATGATGAAATTAATTAGTAGCGAACACTGGGCACATAAGTTTGATCTTTAGTGCACATCTTGGTAGGTAAGTAGCAGTAACTGGATGCAATTGGTACTCACAATAAGAGTATATTTGAAATTTGATGAAACGCGCAAAAGTGAATGACCAAACGGACAGC encodes:
- the LOC123445666 gene encoding rop guanine nucleotide exchange factor 7-like, with protein sequence MARGGGAAAEEEEEEEEEMAVSETLTAESEECRRGSSSSASSVAASSESYCPPDEWQQVAIKTCVTDDAAAKPPAPAPAPGKENPPGAERHRAPEVELMKERFSKLLLGEDMSGSGKGVCTALAISNAITNLCATIFGQLWRLEPLLPEKKAMWRREMDWLLCVSDHIVELVPTWQTFPDGTRLEIMTSRPRSDLYINLPALRKLDHMLLETLESFRDTEFWYVDQGICAPDCDGSASFRRPAHRRDEKWWLPVPRLPPGGLRDATRRQLEHKRDAANQILKAAMAINSNALAEMDVPDSYHDSLPKNGRATLGDIIYRYITSEQFSPDCLLDCLDLSSEYQAVEIANRVEAAIYVWRRRGAAAKSVGTKSSWGMVKDMIMDTEKRGDLLADRAEGLLISLKQRFPGLTQTSLDMSKIQYNKDVGKSILEGYSRVLESLASNIIARIDDLLYVDELSKRTDQKLPAGVADDGKIACNKNKKAAAMAPSPAYPVPVSGTPYVTPSFSPAQLSSPSKIGRALLVDRRAHHGRASKRSALADHAGGPEVKGMLVSSAVFDAPLDTEL